One window of Triticum dicoccoides isolate Atlit2015 ecotype Zavitan chromosome 5A, WEW_v2.0, whole genome shotgun sequence genomic DNA carries:
- the LOC119303717 gene encoding photosynthetic NDH subunit of lumenal location 3, chloroplastic-like has translation MASAYLSSFQAAPTATGGGAGASPRPRPRAVTCHASEPSGRRSVCLRLGISLATAAVLHTAPAHATDEDPEPEPANNGWWLTEFPLPVPKIRNKEINNGESGTRSFVKNGIYMADIGPSFAAHAYRIRSSAFDLLALEDLLGKEASNYVNKYLRLKATFIYYDFDKLITAADPDARPPLLGLANRLFDSFERLQAAVTTKDDADIGSCYADTKLILQEVMTRMA, from the exons ATGGCAAGCGCCTACCTCTCAAGCTTCCAGGCTGCCCCCACCGCcaccggcggcggcgccggcgcgtCACCGAGGCCGAGGCCAAGAGCGGTGACATGCCACGCCTCCGAGCCGTCGGGCAGGCGATCAGTTTGCCTCCGCCTCGGCATCAgcctcgccaccgccgccgtgcTCCACACAGCGCCCGCCCACGCCACCGACGAGGACCCGGAGCCGGAGCCGGCCAACAACGGCTGGTGGCTCACCGAGTTCCCCTTGCCGGTGCCCAAGATCCGCAACA AGGAGATCAATAATGGCGAGTCGGGGACGCGGTCCTTCGTGAAGAACGGCATCTACATGGCCGACATCGGGCCGAGCTTCGCGGCGCACGCCTACCGGATACGCAGCTCCGCCTTCGACCTGCTGGCGCTGGAGGACCTGCTCGGCAAGGAGGCCTCCAACTACGTCAACAAGTACCTCCGCCTCAAGGCCACCTTCATCTACTACGACTTCGACAAGCTCAtcaccgccgccgaccccgacgCCAGGCCGCCGCTCCTCGGCCTGGCCAACCGCCTCTTCGACAGCTTCGAGAGGCTGCAGGCCGCCGTCACCACCAAGGACGACGCCGACATCGGGTCCTGCTATGCTGATACCAAGCTCATCCTGCAGGAAGTCATGACAAGAATGGcctag
- the LOC119303715 gene encoding uncharacterized protein LOC119303715, with the protein MRGKKMIYGFSISLILINLASIMERADENLLPAVYKEVSAAFDAGPTDLGYLTFIMNFLKSIASPLAGVLALQYDRPTILAVGTVFWALSTGAVGVSQYFQQVAFWRGVNGVGLAIVIPSLQSFIADSYREGTRGAGFGLLSLIGSIGGIGGSIVATVMAGRDYWGFPGWRFAFIVVAFASLLIGLLVYFYTVDPRKTSPGNFGDDDTHERSRLVGNSVFPPLSIWKDSWITARSVMKVRTFQIIVLQGIVGSLPWTAVVFFTMWFELIGFDNKSSAGLNSLFAIGCASGSFLGGVIADRVSRHYPDSGRIMCAQFSAFMGIPFTWILLTVIPQSVDYWYSYAVTLFLMGLTISWCATCANNPMFAEVVPPKHRTMIYAFDRAFEGSFSSLAAPAVGMVTERVYGYNAKTVNLADGSVAGAYALSRGLLTMMIVPFGLCCLFYTPLYFVFKRDRENARLASSAKDLELM; encoded by the exons ATGAG GGGAAAAAAGATGATATATGGATTCTCCATTTCCCTTATCCTCATCAACCTGGCTTCCATAATGGAGCGGGCTGATGAGAATCTCCTCCCCGCTGTTTACAAGGAAGTCAGTGCCGCCTTCGATGCTGGTCCTACTGATCTGGGGTACCTTACGTTTATAATGAACTTTCTGAAGTCCATAGCATCTCCCTTGGCAGGTGTCCTTGCTCTTCAGTATGATCGCCCCACTATTCTTGCGGTCGGAACTGTCTTCTGGGCTCTATCAACAGGGGCCGTTGGTGTCAGCCAGTATTTTCAGCAGGTTGCATTCTGGAGAGGTGTAAATGGTGTTGGACTTGCCATTGTCATACCATCACTTCAGTCCTTCATTGCTGATAGCTACAGAGAGGGCACCCGTGGCGCCGGATTTGGTTTGTTGAGTCTCATTGGCTCAATAGGTGGTATAGGAGGAAGTATTGTGGCGACAGTTATGGCTGGAAGGGATTATTGGGGATTTCCTGGATGGCGGTTTGCATTTATTGTGGTCGCGTTTGCAAGCTTGTTGATTGGGCTTCTTGTTTACTTTTACACCGTTGATCCTAGAAAAACATCTCCAGGGAATTTTGGTGACGACGACACCCATGAGAG GTCACGTTTGGTTGGTAACAGTGTTTTCCCTCCACTGTCCATCTGGAAGGATTCATGGATAACAGCAAGATCTGTCATGAAAGTGCGGACATTTCAAATCATCGTCCTGCAAGGCATAGTCGGCTCCTTGCCATGGACCGCTGTTGTTTTCTTCacaatgtggtttgagctaattg GTTTCGACAACAAAAGCTCGGCGGGGTTAAACAGCCTATTCGCCATCGGCTGCGCGAGTGGGTCATTTCTTGGTGGAGTAATCGCAGACCGCGTGTCAAGACACTACCCGGATTCAGGCCGCATCATGTGTGCTCAGTTCAGTGCCTTCATGGGCATCCCTTTCACATGGATCCTCCTCACGGTCATCCCGCAGTCGGTCGACTACTGGTACAGCTACGCCGTCACGCTGTTCCTGATGGGGCTCACCATAAGTTGGTGCGCCACCTGCGCAAACAACCCGATGTTCGCGGAGGTGGTCCCTCCCAAGCACCGCACCATGATCTACGCGTTTGACCGCGCGTTCGAGGGCTCCTTCTCCTCGCTGGCCGCTCCTGCCGTCGGCATGGTGACCGAGAGGGTATATGGCTACAACGCAAAGACGGTGAATCTAGCGGACGGGTCGGTGGCAGGGGCGTATGCGCTCTCGAGAGGGCTGCTGACCATGATGATTGTTCCTTTTGGTCTGTGCTGCCTGTTCTACACCCCGCTGTACTTTGTGTTCAAGCGCGACCGTGAGAACGCGAGGTTGGCGTCCAGTGCCAAGGATCTGGAGCTAATGTGA
- the LOC119303716 gene encoding purple acid phosphatase 2-like, protein MGARRRLALLALAVALAAAAATTGHAGVTSAYRRKLEATADMPFDADVFRVPPGYNAPQQVHITLGDQTGTAMTVSWVTASELGNGTVRYGPSPDKMEMTAQGTHTRYDYFNYTSGFIHHCVLRNLKHGVKYYYAMGFGHTVRTFSFTAPPKPGPDVPFKFGLIGDLGQTFDSNSTLSHYEANGGDAVLFVGDLSYADAYPLHDNRRWDSWARFVERSVAYQPWIWTAGNHELDYAPEIGETVPFKPFTRRYRTPYRAAGSTEPLWYSVKVASAHIIVLSSYSSYGKYTPQWTWLSDELGRVDRKATPWLIVLMHSPWYNSNNYHYMEGETMRVQFESWLVAAKVDLVLAGHVHSYERSRRFSNVAYNIVNGKATPVRDLDAPVYVTIGDGGNIEGIANNFTEPQPSYSAFREASFGHATLEIKNRTHAYYAWHRNHDGAKATADSVWLTNRHHLPTDDSK, encoded by the exons ATGGGGGCTCGCCGGCGCCTGGCGCTCCTCGCGCTCGCCGTGGCCCTCGCCGCGGCGGCGGCCACCACGGGCCACGCCGGCGTCACCAGCGCGTACCGGCGCAAGCTGGAGGCCACCGCCGACATGCCGTTCGACGCCGACGTCTTCCGCGTGCCGCCGGGCTACAATGCCCCTCAGCAG GTGCACATCACGCTGGGCGACCAGACGGGCACGGCGATGACGGTGTCGTGGGTGACGGCGAGCGAGCTGGGCAACGGCACGGTGCGGTACGGCCCGTCGCCGGACAAGATGGAGATGACGGCGCAGGGCACGCACACGCGCTACGACTACTTCAACTACACCTCCGGCTTCATCCACCACTGCGTCCTCAGGAACCTCAAG CATGGCGTGAAGTACTACTACGCGATGGGGTTCGGCCACACGGTGCGCACCTTCTCCTTCACCGCCCCTCCCAAGCCCGGCCCCGACGTGCCCTTCAAGTTCGGCCTCATCG GTGACCTGGGGCAGACGTTCGACTCCAACAGCACGCTGTCGCACTACGAGGCCAACGGCGGCGACGCGGTGCTCTTCGTGGGCGACCTCTCCTACGCCGACGCCTACCCGCTGCACGACAACCGGCGCTGGGACAGCTGGGCGCGCTTCGTGGAGCGCAGCGTGGCGTACCAGCCCTGGATCTGGACCGCCGGCAACCACGAGCTGGACTACGCGCCGGAGATCGGCGAGACGGTGCCCTTCAAGCCCTTCACCCGCCGCTACCGCACGCCGTACCGCGCCGCCGGCAGCACGGAGCCGCTCTGGTACTCGGTCAAGGTCGCCTCCGCCCACATCATCGTGCTCTCCTCCTACTCCTCCTACGGCAAGTACACGCCGCAGTGGACGTGGCTGTCGGACGAGCTGGGCCGCGTCGACCGCAAGGCCACGCCGTGGCTCATCGTGCTCATGCACTCGCCATGGTACAACAGCAACAACTACCACTACATGGAGGGGGAGACGATGCGGGTGCAGTTCGAGAGCTGGCTGGTGGCCGCCAAGGTGGACCTCGTCCTCGCCGGCCACGTCCACTCGTACGAGCGCAGCCGCCGCTTCTCCAACGTCGCCTACAACATCGTCAACGGCAAGGCCACGCCCGTGCGCGACTTGGACGCGCCCGTCTACGTCACCATCGGCGACGGCGGCAACATCGAGGGCATCGCCAACAA CTTCACGGAGCCGCAGCCGTCCTACTCGGCCTTCAGGGAGGCGAGCTTCGGGCACGCGACGCTGGAGATCAAGAACCGGACGCACGCCTACTACGCGTGGCACCGCAACCACGACGGCGCCAAGGCCACAGCCGACTCCGTCTGGCTCACCAACAGACACCACCTCCCCACCGACGACTCCAAGTGA